From Roseateles sp. SL47:
CGCCACGGCTTCAGCGCCGTCTGCCGCGTCCTCGCCGGTGTCCAGCTGGCTCAGCCTCCGTCCCCGCTTCAATATGCGGCTGCCCCTTCGCCCTCAGGACTGGCGCGCAATGGCCGCCACCGAGGAACGCAGCAAACTCAGCGCCTTGCCCACCATCCAGGTGGTGGAGTTGCCGAGGGAGCCTACGGTGATCGGGCCACCGCCCAAGCGCGCCCATCACGCCATCAGCGTCGCCATGGACGCGCCCAAGCAGTTCCTGCGGAGCATGGGGCTGGACGCCACCGAATGCGCCACCCGCTTCCGTCTGCCCTCGCGGCTGGGGAAGAACCAGAACGGCGACACCACGGTGGAGGTCTCGGCCCATCTCGGCCTGGGCTGCAAGTTCTGAGGACCGCTGCCCGTGCTGCGCCCGGGGACTCAGGTGCCGCTGTAGAGCGTGGCGCGTCCTTCACGGACAAAACCCGCCAAAGTCAGACCGCAGGCCTGGGCGGTACGAATGGCCAGGTGGGTTGGCGCAGAGACCGCTGCCAACAGGCCAATGCCCGCGCCGGCCGCTTTCTGCACCATCTCGAAACTGGCGCGGCTCGTCACTGCCGCGAAGCCTTGGGACGTGTCCACCTGGGCACGCGCCAGGGCACCCACCAGCTTGTCCAGCGCGTTGTGGCGGCCCACGTCCTCTCGGACCATCAGCACCTGCCCCTGCGGACTGCACCATGCGGCGGCATGAATGCCGCCAGTGCGCTGCTGCAAGGGCTGGGCCTCGGAGAGTTCCCGCATGGCGCGGGACAGCACCGGGACGAGCTGATCACGCTCCACCGGGACCGGCGGCAAGGGCTGGGTGGGGGGACGGAAGACCTGGTCCAGGCTGTCCGTCCCGCAAAGACCGCAGCCGGTGCGGCCGGCCAGCGTCCGGCGGCGTTCTTTCAGCATCAGTTCGCAGCGGGCGGTCACGCGCAGCTGCAAAGCCACGCCCTGCGGACGGGTCTGGACTTCCACATCCAGCAGGTCGGCGGGCGAGGCAATCAGGTTTTCGCTGAGGGAAAAGCCCAGCGCAAAATCCTCCAGATCCAGCGGCGTGGCCAGCATCACGGCATGGGACAGACCGTTGTATTCCAAGGCAATGGGCACCTCCTCGGCCACCCATTCCTCATCCCCACGGGCGGAAGCGCCCAGGCGCGTGGGTTGCACCGCCACCAGCGCGGCGGGCAGCGGGGCATCGTCGATGGGGGCCAGGTCACAGGCCACCAGGGCGGCGAGGGGAACGTCCGACGGAACGGAAGGGCTGCGGCTCATGGAGTGGAATGATCCCACTGTTCGGGATCCCCTCGCCCGGCTGCTGTCATGCTGGCCATCCAGCGGCCGTCCTCTTCCAGCACCAGCCGCACCCAGCCGGGGCCGACGCTGTCGCCCACACGCGCATCGCTGAGCAGGGTGAAGAGGCGCAGCAGCACACTCACCCGCAGGCCAGTGCGTTTGGCCAGCCGCGGCAGCGACACGCCTTTGCCGCCGTCGAGTTCCGCCAGCGCCTGCAGGGCCAGCCGGGCCTGATCCTCGAAAGCAGGTCCTTCAGCAGGTCCTTCTGCAGGTCCTTCTGCAGGTCCTTCTGCAGGTCCCTCCCCGTCCGGAGAGGGCCCGGTCCCGGACACAAGCGTCGATGCATCCATGCCGGGCATCCCCTCAGACCGGAGCGCCTTCGATCGAGCGCGCCTGTTCCTGCGGGATCGGCGTGTCCTGCGGACGCAACGTCAGCACCACCGGAATCGACTTCGATGTGGGCGTGCCCGCACCGATCGACACACTGGACAGCGGCACCATGCCGTTGGTCTCGGGGAAGTAGCTGGCCAGGCAGCCGCGCGGGATGTCGTACTCGATCAGCACGAACTTCTCGGCCCGGCGCTCCTGCCCGTCGCTGAAGACGCTGGTGATGTCCACCCACTCGCCGGCCTTCATGCCGATGGCCTTCAGGTCTTCCGGATGGATGAACACCACACGCCGATGGCCCCAGACGCCGCGATAGCGGTCGTCCATGCCGTAGATGGTGGTGTTGTACTGGTCGTGCGAGCGCACGGTGGCCAGGTTGAACACCACCGTCTTGTGCTCGCGCATGCGCTCGCGCGCCTGATGCACCGGTGTGTCGGTCGGCAGGGCGTAGGGAATGAACGTCGCCTTGCCGGCCGGTGTGGCCCACACCCGCTCGCTGGCGGTGTTGCGCAGACGGAAGCCGCCGGGCGTCTTGATCTTCTCGTTGAAGCCCTTGAAGTCGTC
This genomic window contains:
- the fdhD gene encoding formate dehydrogenase accessory sulfurtransferase FdhD, with the translated sequence MSRSPSVPSDVPLAALVACDLAPIDDAPLPAALVAVQPTRLGASARGDEEWVAEEVPIALEYNGLSHAVMLATPLDLEDFALGFSLSENLIASPADLLDVEVQTRPQGVALQLRVTARCELMLKERRRTLAGRTGCGLCGTDSLDQVFRPPTQPLPPVPVERDQLVPVLSRAMRELSEAQPLQQRTGGIHAAAWCSPQGQVLMVREDVGRHNALDKLVGALARAQVDTSQGFAAVTSRASFEMVQKAAGAGIGLLAAVSAPTHLAIRTAQACGLTLAGFVREGRATLYSGT